A single genomic interval of Cupriavidus sp. MP-37 harbors:
- a CDS encoding sensor histidine kinase N-terminal domain-containing protein: MPPSSAAADAAGLNPAPTATRQPSRTGSNISLRVHLLRALATPLFALVLTSGSLSYWLAAHYTTQVFDRALYGVANNIAQQIRIAGPRLEQDIPMIAQTLVEAEGTDRIYWRIHGPDGLIGGMDTWLGYGTGQTTLHDARLFYAWFSGRQVRAVRLPVMLPSAAVDELGTSEAGKPARGPIVVEVAELLDRRETAANEILLSVSVPLILLLLVGSLILSHVLKEELVPLQILADKLNRQTARSLAALDETQVPAEVAPLIRGLNALLARLRDALDAQRKFIADAAHQLRTPLTAVKLHADRAQSADSLEVARHALREVQTAADRAVRLSNQLLSLARAEPGLSLERLGPVEHFDLAELAFEIGAEWVPQALARRIDLGFEILPGPTFTGSAPAVVRGNRLLMREALSNLIDNAVKYVPAGGRITVRAGGEAMGHRGMAVVMVEDNGPGIPPQRREEVFKRFFRGDRAPEPGGGRADQAGGAGLGLAIVHEIVTLHHGTIRIEDVPPAPGAAAQPSATDGAPERRAVMRFVIRIPCEPAGSVA, from the coding sequence GTGCCCCCATCTTCCGCTGCGGCTGACGCCGCGGGACTCAACCCTGCGCCCACGGCGACGCGCCAGCCGTCCCGCACCGGCTCCAACATCAGCCTGCGCGTGCACCTGCTGCGCGCGCTGGCCACGCCGCTGTTCGCGCTGGTGCTGACCAGCGGCTCGCTGTCGTACTGGCTGGCGGCGCACTACACCACGCAGGTGTTCGACCGGGCGCTGTATGGGGTGGCCAACAACATCGCCCAGCAGATCCGCATCGCCGGCCCACGGCTGGAGCAGGACATCCCGATGATTGCGCAGACGCTGGTCGAGGCCGAGGGCACCGATCGCATCTACTGGCGCATCCACGGCCCCGACGGGCTGATCGGCGGCATGGATACCTGGCTGGGCTACGGCACCGGCCAGACCACGCTGCACGACGCGCGGCTGTTCTATGCGTGGTTCAGCGGCCGCCAGGTGCGCGCGGTGCGGCTGCCGGTGATGCTGCCCAGCGCCGCGGTCGATGAACTCGGCACCAGCGAGGCCGGCAAGCCCGCACGCGGCCCGATCGTGGTGGAAGTGGCGGAGCTGCTGGACCGGCGCGAGACCGCGGCCAACGAGATCCTGCTGTCGGTATCGGTGCCGCTGATCCTGCTGCTGCTGGTCGGCAGCCTGATCCTGTCGCACGTGCTCAAGGAGGAGCTGGTGCCGCTGCAGATCCTGGCCGACAAGCTCAACCGGCAGACCGCGCGCTCGCTGGCCGCGCTGGATGAAACCCAGGTGCCGGCCGAGGTGGCGCCGCTGATCCGGGGCCTGAACGCGCTGCTGGCGCGGCTGCGCGATGCGCTCGACGCGCAGCGCAAGTTCATTGCCGATGCCGCGCACCAGCTGCGCACGCCGCTGACCGCGGTCAAGCTGCATGCCGACCGCGCGCAAAGCGCCGATTCGCTGGAAGTGGCGCGCCATGCGCTGCGCGAGGTGCAGACCGCGGCCGACCGCGCGGTGCGCTTGTCCAACCAGCTGCTGTCGCTGGCGCGGGCCGAGCCCGGGCTGTCGCTGGAACGGCTGGGACCGGTGGAACACTTCGACCTGGCCGAGCTGGCCTTCGAGATCGGTGCCGAGTGGGTGCCGCAGGCGCTGGCGCGCCGCATCGACCTGGGCTTCGAGATCCTGCCCGGGCCCACCTTCACCGGCAGCGCGCCGGCGGTGGTGCGCGGCAACCGGCTGCTGATGCGCGAAGCGCTGTCCAACCTGATCGACAATGCGGTGAAATACGTGCCCGCCGGCGGGCGCATCACCGTGCGCGCCGGCGGCGAGGCCATGGGTCACCGCGGCATGGCGGTGGTGATGGTGGAAGACAACGGGCCCGGCATCCCGCCGCAGCGGCGCGAGGAAGTGTTCAAGCGCTTCTTCCGCGGCGACCGCGCCCCCGAGCCGGGCGGCGGCCGCGCCGACCAGGCGGGCGGAGCCGGCCTGGGGCTGGCCATCGTGCATGAAATCGTGACCCTGCACCACGGCACCATCCGCATCGAGGACGTACCTCCCGCTCCGGGCGCGGCGGCACAACCGTCCGCCACGGACGGCGCGCCCGAGCGGCGCGCGGTGATGCGCTTCGTTATCCGGATCCCCTGCGAGCCGGCAGGGTCGGTGGCCTGA
- a CDS encoding DUF2272 domain-containing protein: MFARPQRHSFPQRYAQRFPQLIPQRSPQAPTPLLPLRAACAACAAALLSACTTVVEPARPQARALPDSERPVTSPGATPRERIVEIATQEWARWGGQVVRLGRDDTSCVTYSPVPAPELPSELPPELPPASPTDAAAPAVATTDTESKTNGNPPPAASCLSFPDGTGMEATPLGCTLARRYWGIVGETPSCRQVTQGAWAWSAVFVSWVLRKAGLDERQFLTGQSHSMYVVDARDGILPRPAFRIEPVPAMPRPGDIICAGRGRDRYLEDIAEIGFGTTPMHCDIVVAVDPAARVVRAIGGNVQQSVSMEEIELGDSGRLDGVTNSHMPWLLVMRNDLQ, from the coding sequence ATGTTTGCCCGTCCGCAGCGCCACAGCTTTCCACAGCGTTATGCACAACGCTTTCCACAGCTGATTCCACAGCGTTCTCCACAGGCGCCCACGCCGCTGCTGCCGCTGCGCGCCGCCTGCGCGGCCTGCGCCGCCGCGCTGCTGAGCGCCTGCACCACGGTCGTCGAACCGGCCCGCCCGCAGGCACGGGCGCTGCCGGATAGCGAGCGGCCGGTGACCAGCCCGGGCGCCACGCCGCGCGAGCGCATTGTCGAGATCGCCACCCAGGAATGGGCCCGCTGGGGCGGACAGGTGGTGCGGCTGGGCCGCGACGATACTTCTTGCGTGACCTACAGCCCGGTGCCGGCGCCGGAATTGCCATCTGAGTTGCCGCCCGAGCTGCCGCCGGCGTCGCCCACCGACGCCGCAGCGCCTGCCGTGGCCACCACCGATACCGAGTCCAAGACCAACGGCAACCCGCCACCGGCAGCCAGCTGCCTGTCTTTCCCCGATGGCACTGGCATGGAGGCCACGCCGCTGGGGTGCACGCTGGCGCGCCGCTACTGGGGCATCGTGGGCGAAACGCCCAGCTGCAGGCAGGTCACGCAGGGCGCCTGGGCCTGGTCGGCGGTCTTTGTGTCATGGGTGTTGCGCAAGGCGGGCCTGGACGAGCGCCAGTTCCTGACCGGCCAGTCGCACTCGATGTACGTGGTCGATGCCCGCGACGGCATCCTGCCGCGCCCCGCATTCCGCATCGAGCCCGTACCCGCGATGCCCCGCCCCGGCGACATCATCTGCGCCGGCCGCGGGCGCGACCGCTATCTCGAGGACATCGCCGAGATCGGTTTCGGCACCACGCCGATGCATTGCGACATCGTGGTCGCCGTGGATCCGGCAGCGCGCGTGGTGCGCGCCATCGGCGGCAATGTCCAGCAATCGGTATCGATGGAAGAGATCGAACTGGGCGATTCGGGCCGGCTCGACGGTGTCACCAATTCCCACATGCCGTGGCTGCTGGTGATGCGCAACGACTTGCAGTAG
- a CDS encoding 4a-hydroxytetrahydrobiopterin dehydratase translates to MTPLSPQARATLLAELPGWTTVADRDAIFKRFTFHDFNAAFGFMTRVAIQAEKADHHPEWFNVYNRVDITLSTHDANGLTQRDIDLAHFIERAADAVTN, encoded by the coding sequence ATGACCCCTCTTTCCCCGCAAGCCCGTGCCACGCTGCTCGCCGAACTGCCCGGCTGGACCACCGTCGCCGACCGCGATGCGATCTTCAAGCGCTTTACCTTCCACGACTTCAACGCCGCCTTCGGTTTCATGACGCGCGTGGCGATCCAGGCCGAGAAAGCCGACCACCACCCGGAATGGTTCAACGTCTACAACCGCGTCGACATCACGCTGTCGACGCACGACGCCAACGGCCTGACCCAGCGCGACATCGACCTGGCCCATTTCATCGAGCGCGCCGCCGACGCGGTGACCAACTGA
- a CDS encoding response regulator transcription factor, translating to MRILLIEDDRQIASGVEAGLSRAGHQVRVVHDGVYATEHLLREQHDLVILDLGLPGIDGMTLLARYRARNRTTPVIILTARDELEDKLSGLNAGADDYLIKPFALPELEARVRVLLRRSQHGEAAPERDVRLGRLRLSGNDRRMFIDARPLELSPREFAVLELLLQRQGRVVSKAQLQDHLATFAHPAGEGGDTVGDTAIEVYVHRVRKKLEDSDVEIVTVRGFGYLLQIRAGQ from the coding sequence ATGCGTATCCTGCTGATCGAGGACGACCGCCAGATTGCCAGCGGCGTCGAAGCCGGCCTGTCCCGCGCCGGCCACCAGGTACGCGTCGTCCACGACGGCGTCTATGCCACCGAACACCTGCTGCGCGAGCAGCATGACCTGGTCATCCTCGACCTGGGCCTGCCCGGCATCGACGGTATGACCCTGCTGGCGCGCTACCGCGCCCGCAACCGCACCACGCCGGTCATCATCCTGACCGCGCGCGACGAGCTCGAAGACAAGCTCTCGGGCCTGAACGCCGGCGCCGACGACTACCTGATCAAACCCTTCGCCCTGCCCGAGCTGGAAGCGCGGGTGCGCGTGCTGCTGCGCCGCAGCCAGCATGGCGAGGCCGCGCCCGAGCGCGACGTGCGGCTGGGCCGGCTGCGGCTGTCCGGCAACGACCGCCGCATGTTTATCGACGCCCGCCCGCTGGAGCTGTCGCCGCGCGAGTTCGCGGTGCTGGAGCTGCTGCTGCAGCGCCAGGGCCGCGTGGTCAGCAAGGCCCAGCTGCAGGACCACCTGGCCACCTTTGCCCACCCCGCCGGCGAGGGCGGCGATACCGTCGGCGACACCGCGATCGAGGTCTACGTGCACCGCGTGCGCAAGAAGCTCGAGGACAGCGACGTCGAGATCGTCACCGTGCGCGGCTTCGGCTACCTGCTGCAGATCCGCGCCGGACAATGA
- the phhA gene encoding phenylalanine 4-monooxygenase, translated as MSIAMANEAPGAFQGTLTDKLKEQFDAGLLSGQELRPDFTIAQPVHRYTSTDHAIWRKLYERQAAMLRGRVSDEFLQGLATLGMEKDRVPDFDQLNQTLMRATGWQVVAVPGLVPDEVFFEHLANRRFPASWWMRKPEQLDYLQEPDCFHDVFGHVPLLINPVFADYMEAYGKGGLKAAGLGALEMLSRLYWYTVEFGLIRTPQGLRIYGAGIVSSQGESIYSLDSASPNRIGFDVRRIMRTRYRIDTFQKTYFVIDSFEQLFDATRPDFAPLYQALRAQPTLGAGDIAEGDQVLNAGTREGWADTEDI; from the coding sequence ATGTCCATCGCCATGGCCAACGAAGCCCCCGGCGCCTTCCAGGGCACCCTGACCGACAAACTCAAGGAACAGTTCGACGCCGGCCTGCTGTCCGGCCAGGAACTGCGCCCGGACTTCACCATCGCCCAGCCGGTGCACCGCTACACCAGCACGGACCACGCCATCTGGCGCAAGCTGTACGAACGCCAGGCCGCGATGCTGCGCGGCCGCGTCAGCGACGAATTCCTGCAGGGCCTGGCCACGCTGGGCATGGAAAAAGACCGCGTGCCGGACTTCGACCAGCTCAACCAGACCCTGATGCGCGCCACCGGCTGGCAGGTCGTCGCCGTGCCCGGCCTGGTGCCCGACGAGGTGTTCTTCGAGCACCTGGCCAACCGCCGCTTCCCGGCCAGCTGGTGGATGCGCAAGCCCGAGCAGCTCGACTACCTGCAGGAGCCCGACTGCTTCCACGATGTGTTCGGCCATGTGCCGCTGCTGATCAACCCGGTCTTTGCCGACTATATGGAAGCCTACGGCAAGGGCGGCCTGAAAGCTGCGGGGCTGGGCGCGCTGGAGATGCTGTCGCGGCTGTACTGGTACACCGTCGAGTTCGGCCTGATCCGCACCCCGCAAGGGCTGCGCATCTATGGCGCCGGCATCGTCTCGAGCCAGGGCGAGTCCATCTACAGCCTGGACTCGGCCAGCCCCAACCGGATCGGCTTCGATGTGCGCCGCATCATGCGCACGCGCTATCGCATCGACACCTTCCAGAAGACCTACTTCGTGATCGACAGCTTCGAGCAATTGTTCGACGCCACCCGCCCGGATTTCGCGCCGCTGTACCAAGCGCTGCGCGCGCAGCCGACGCTGGGCGCCGGCGATATCGCCGAGGGCGACCAGGTGCTCAACGCCGGCACCCGCGAAGGCTGGGCCGATACCGAAGACATCTGA
- a CDS encoding Lrp/AsnC family transcriptional regulator: MAAQSISLDAYDLALLSALQADGRTTHQQLAERVHLSPSQVGRRLARLEADGVITGYRVSLSSQALGLGVVVFVSVKLAHHGDTIIERFREEILLLEEVQECYSVAGEADYLIRVVVPDLPTLAEFTMKRLMRVPGVESVRSNIVLTAIKCEGPLPLSHLR; encoded by the coding sequence ATGGCTGCCCAAAGTATTTCCCTCGACGCGTATGACCTCGCCCTGCTGAGCGCGCTGCAGGCCGACGGCCGCACCACGCACCAGCAACTGGCCGAGCGCGTGCACCTGTCGCCGAGCCAGGTCGGACGCCGGCTGGCGCGGCTGGAAGCCGACGGCGTCATCACGGGATACCGCGTCAGCCTGTCCTCGCAGGCGCTGGGGCTGGGCGTGGTGGTCTTTGTCAGCGTCAAGCTGGCGCATCACGGCGACACCATCATCGAGCGCTTCCGCGAAGAGATCCTGCTGCTGGAAGAAGTGCAGGAGTGCTATTCCGTCGCCGGCGAGGCCGACTACCTGATCCGCGTGGTGGTGCCGGACCTGCCCACGCTGGCCGAATTCACCATGAAGCGGCTGATGCGCGTGCCCGGCGTGGAGAGCGTGCGGTCGAACATCGTGCTGACCGCGATCAAGTGCGAGGGGCCGCTGCCGCTGTCGCACCTGCGCTGA
- a CDS encoding SET domain-containing protein: MADKAKRKAAGEGSKKTASDRIEVRQSGVHGKGVYAIAPIAEGERVIEYKGEHISWKKALERHPHDPSDPNHTFYFSLDDGSVIDAKYGGNRARWINHACEPNCEAREKKGRVFIHALRDIAQGEELFYDYGLVIDARYTAKLKKEFECRCGSPQCRGTMLAPKEKKKKKAK, from the coding sequence ATGGCGGACAAGGCAAAGCGCAAGGCAGCGGGCGAGGGCAGCAAGAAAACGGCGAGCGACCGGATCGAGGTGCGCCAGTCAGGCGTGCACGGCAAGGGCGTCTATGCCATCGCGCCGATTGCCGAGGGCGAGCGCGTGATCGAGTACAAGGGCGAGCACATCTCCTGGAAGAAGGCGCTGGAGCGCCATCCGCACGATCCCAGCGATCCCAACCACACCTTCTACTTCAGCCTGGACGATGGCAGCGTCATCGACGCCAAGTACGGCGGCAACCGCGCGCGCTGGATCAACCACGCCTGCGAGCCCAACTGCGAAGCGCGTGAAAAGAAGGGCCGCGTCTTCATCCACGCGCTGCGCGACATTGCCCAGGGCGAGGAGCTGTTCTATGACTACGGCCTGGTGATCGACGCGCGCTATACCGCCAAGCTGAAGAAGGAATTCGAGTGCCGCTGCGGCAGCCCGCAATGCCGCGGCACCATGCTGGCGCCGAAGGAAAAGAAGAAGAAAAAGGCCAAGTAA
- a CDS encoding HU family DNA-binding protein, with translation MTKTELIDAIAAGVDGLTKAKAEQALNVTLSAIMDAVAKGDTLSLIGFGTFSKGERGERMARNPRTGEEIKVEAAKTVKFKAGQKFKDAVNQ, from the coding sequence ATGACGAAAACCGAACTGATCGACGCTATCGCAGCCGGGGTGGACGGTCTGACCAAGGCCAAGGCTGAACAGGCACTGAACGTGACCCTGTCGGCCATCATGGACGCAGTGGCCAAGGGTGACACGCTGAGCCTCATCGGCTTTGGCACGTTCAGCAAGGGCGAGCGTGGCGAGCGCATGGCGCGCAACCCGCGTACCGGTGAGGAAATCAAGGTCGAAGCCGCCAAGACCGTGAAGTTCAAGGCTGGCCAGAAGTTCAAGGACGCTGTCAACCAGTGA